A genomic segment from Parafrankia irregularis encodes:
- the ftsH gene encoding ATP-dependent zinc metalloprotease FtsH produces MTPRRIFRGWVPLLLLALFVIILTTGVLSGPSEYQKTELSAVQQKIDQSASAAPENRVVDATIQDSKQIIRIKLENGKKYEASFATEQAIALANELKAQNVKYNVTVDRGNVLVSLLLNLLPVVLIVALLLFFMNQMQGGGNRVMNFGKSKAKLVSKDTPKTTFADVAGSDEAIEELQEIKEFLENPGKFQAIGAKIPKGVLLYGPPGTGKTLLARAVAGEAGVPFYSISGSDFVEMFVGVGASRVRDLFEQAKTNAPAIIFVDEIDAVGRHRGAGLGGGHDEREQTLNQLLVEMDGFDVKGGVILIAATNRPDILDPALLRPGRFDRQIVVDRPDLLGREAILKVHAKGKPIGPDVDLLTIARRTPGFTGADLANVLNEAALLAARSDVRFISSALLEESIDRVMAGPERKTRAMNEKEKKRIAYHEGGHALVAHALPNADPVHKITILPRGRALGYTMQLPLEDKYLSTRSEMLDRLAVLLGGRTAEELVFHEPTTGASDDIEKATQISRAMITQYGMSDKLGAIKFGSESGEVFLGRDMGHQRDYSEEVASEIDDEVRRLIEAAHDEAWEILVTYRDVLDNLVLRLMDSETLSKDDVLEVFATVQKRPSRGSYTGVGRRIPSDRPPVQTPAELGLVPTNVSDMVKGGPAGHAANGGTRHPGATNGGAPNGNGSGGHARPAGPADPTSAQNTPAPGGDPTQTGHSAPGPGGPARAPGAAGDPAPETPRISNPWAPPTWDNDDDRRRR; encoded by the coding sequence ATGACTCCAAGAAGAATCTTCCGCGGCTGGGTACCCCTGCTACTCCTGGCCCTCTTCGTGATCATTCTCACGACAGGCGTGCTGTCCGGGCCGAGTGAGTACCAGAAGACGGAGCTCAGCGCCGTCCAGCAGAAGATCGACCAGAGTGCCAGCGCCGCGCCCGAGAACCGTGTGGTCGACGCGACGATCCAGGACTCGAAGCAGATCATCCGGATCAAGCTCGAGAACGGCAAGAAGTACGAGGCGTCCTTCGCGACCGAGCAGGCCATCGCCCTGGCCAACGAGCTCAAGGCGCAGAACGTCAAGTACAACGTCACCGTCGACCGCGGGAACGTGCTCGTCTCGTTGCTGCTGAACCTGCTGCCCGTCGTGCTGATCGTCGCGCTGCTGCTGTTCTTCATGAACCAGATGCAGGGCGGCGGCAACCGCGTCATGAACTTCGGGAAGTCCAAGGCAAAACTGGTCAGTAAGGACACGCCAAAGACCACGTTTGCCGACGTCGCGGGCTCCGACGAGGCGATCGAGGAACTCCAGGAGATCAAGGAGTTCCTCGAGAATCCGGGCAAGTTCCAGGCCATCGGCGCCAAGATCCCCAAGGGTGTCCTGCTCTACGGGCCTCCGGGAACCGGTAAGACCCTGCTCGCCCGGGCGGTCGCCGGTGAGGCCGGCGTCCCCTTCTACTCGATCTCCGGCTCGGACTTCGTCGAGATGTTCGTCGGTGTCGGCGCGAGCCGGGTGCGTGACCTGTTCGAGCAGGCCAAGACGAACGCCCCCGCGATCATCTTCGTCGACGAGATCGACGCTGTCGGCCGGCACCGCGGCGCCGGCCTGGGCGGCGGCCACGACGAGCGCGAGCAGACGCTGAACCAGCTCCTCGTCGAGATGGACGGTTTCGACGTGAAGGGCGGCGTCATCCTGATCGCCGCCACCAACCGGCCCGACATCCTCGACCCCGCGCTGCTGCGCCCCGGCCGCTTCGACCGCCAGATCGTCGTCGACCGGCCCGACCTGCTCGGGCGCGAGGCGATCCTCAAGGTCCACGCCAAGGGCAAGCCGATCGGTCCCGACGTCGACCTGCTGACCATCGCCCGTCGCACGCCCGGCTTCACCGGTGCCGACCTGGCGAACGTGCTGAACGAGGCCGCCCTGCTGGCGGCCAGGTCGGACGTCCGATTCATCTCGTCGGCTCTGCTGGAGGAGTCGATCGACCGGGTGATGGCCGGGCCGGAGCGCAAGACCCGGGCGATGAACGAGAAGGAGAAGAAGCGCATCGCCTACCACGAGGGCGGTCACGCGCTCGTGGCGCACGCGCTTCCCAACGCCGACCCGGTCCACAAGATCACAATCCTGCCTCGTGGGCGCGCCCTCGGCTACACCATGCAGCTGCCGCTGGAGGACAAGTACCTGTCGACCAGGTCGGAGATGCTCGACCGGCTGGCCGTACTGCTCGGTGGCCGCACCGCGGAGGAGCTCGTCTTCCACGAGCCCACCACCGGTGCCAGCGATGACATCGAGAAGGCGACCCAGATCTCCCGCGCGATGATCACCCAGTACGGCATGAGCGACAAGCTCGGCGCGATCAAGTTCGGCAGCGAGTCCGGTGAGGTCTTCCTCGGCCGTGACATGGGCCACCAGCGGGACTACTCCGAAGAGGTCGCCAGCGAGATCGACGACGAGGTCCGCCGGCTGATCGAGGCCGCGCACGACGAGGCGTGGGAGATCCTGGTGACCTACCGGGACGTCCTCGACAACCTGGTGCTGCGCCTGATGGATTCGGAGACCCTGAGCAAGGACGACGTCCTGGAGGTCTTCGCCACGGTGCAGAAGCGCCCGAGCCGCGGCTCGTACACCGGCGTCGGGCGGCGCATCCCGTCGGACCGGCCGCCGGTCCAGACCCCGGCCGAGCTGGGCCTGGTCCCGACCAACGTCTCCGACATGGTGAAGGGCGGTCCGGCCGGCCACGCCGCGAACGGCGGCACGCGCCACCCCGGCGCCACCAACGGCGGTGCGCCGAACGGCAACGGGTCCGGCGGGCATGCGCGTCCCGCGGGGCCGGCCGACCCGACGTCCGCCCAGAACACGCCAGCCCCGGGCGGCGACCCCACGCAGACCGGGCACAGCGCGCCCGGCCCCGGCGGCCCTGCTCGGGCACCCGGGGCGGCCGGAGACCCGGCGCCGGAGACACCCCGGATCTCGAACCCGTGGGCGCCACCCACCTGGGACAACGATGACGACAGGAGACGCCGTTGA
- the hpt gene encoding hypoxanthine phosphoribosyltransferase — MPAPAVAAVRLGVRDAVADLPPGALVLVACSGGADSLALAAAVAFVAPRRALRAGLLTVDHAWDDNSRTRAEEVAAQGRALGLSPVEILAAPSPRSEGAARDERRKALLAAARRLDAHAVLLGHTLDDQAETVLLRLARGSGARSLSGMPALDGLIRRPLLGLRRDQTRQACQFLSLPYWEDPTNADPAFARARTRSRVLPVLEAELGPGIAQALARTADLLRADAEALDELADATYSDLTAAPGPELGQGQEPERDAAGSAPGPAARVELEVEALAGLSQAVRSRVLRRAALTAGSSASALRAGHVWAIEELVTRWRGQRPVPLPSGVLARRTGGRIAIVGPDTPIVAEAAESGERGPAHPAHNQEDRPVSQAATAKPDNDRTSNPTDESARARIHPDIDDILVSQEEIAAKIAELAARVDADYAGREILLVGVLKGAVMVMADLSRALSVPITMDFMAVSSYGSTTSSSGVVRILKDLDRSIEGRDVLVVEDIIDSGLTLSWLLKNLRSRGPASLEVLALFRKPEAITVDVDLRYVGFDIPSAFVVGYGLDYAEHYRTLPFVGTLTPEAIARRA; from the coding sequence ATGCCCGCACCGGCCGTCGCGGCGGTGCGCCTCGGTGTCCGCGACGCGGTGGCCGACCTTCCACCGGGCGCCCTGGTGCTGGTCGCCTGCTCGGGCGGCGCCGACTCGCTGGCGCTCGCGGCCGCGGTGGCCTTCGTCGCTCCCCGGCGTGCGCTGCGGGCCGGTCTGCTGACGGTGGATCACGCCTGGGATGACAACTCACGCACGCGGGCCGAGGAGGTCGCGGCTCAGGGCCGGGCGCTGGGGCTGTCCCCGGTGGAGATCCTCGCGGCCCCGTCCCCCCGCTCCGAGGGCGCCGCCCGGGACGAGCGTAGGAAAGCCCTGCTCGCGGCAGCTCGACGTCTCGACGCACACGCCGTACTGCTAGGCCACACCCTCGACGATCAGGCCGAGACCGTGCTGCTACGCCTGGCCCGGGGCTCCGGCGCCCGCTCGTTGAGCGGCATGCCGGCTCTTGACGGGCTGATCCGCCGGCCGTTACTCGGACTGCGTAGGGACCAGACCCGCCAGGCCTGCCAGTTCCTGAGCCTGCCGTACTGGGAGGACCCGACGAATGCCGATCCCGCGTTCGCCCGGGCCCGGACGAGGTCGCGGGTGCTGCCGGTGCTGGAGGCCGAGCTCGGGCCGGGAATCGCGCAGGCCCTCGCCCGCACCGCCGACCTGCTGCGCGCGGACGCCGAGGCGCTGGACGAACTGGCCGACGCGACCTACTCCGACCTCACCGCCGCTCCCGGTCCTGAGCTGGGACAGGGCCAGGAGCCGGAGCGGGACGCGGCCGGGTCCGCGCCGGGGCCGGCCGCGCGGGTGGAGCTCGAGGTCGAAGCGCTCGCAGGCCTGTCCCAGGCCGTGCGCAGCCGCGTGCTGCGGCGCGCGGCGCTGACGGCGGGTTCCTCGGCCTCGGCGCTGCGGGCCGGGCATGTCTGGGCGATCGAGGAGCTGGTGACCCGCTGGCGCGGGCAGAGGCCCGTGCCGCTCCCGTCGGGCGTGCTGGCACGCCGGACGGGTGGCAGGATCGCCATTGTCGGTCCAGATACCCCGATCGTCGCCGAAGCTGCAGAGTCCGGCGAGCGAGGGCCGGCCCACCCAGCGCACAACCAGGAGGACAGGCCGGTGAGCCAGGCCGCTACGGCGAAGCCCGACAACGACCGCACTTCGAATCCGACCGATGAGTCCGCTCGAGCCCGGATTCATCCGGATATCGACGACATCCTCGTCAGCCAGGAGGAGATCGCGGCCAAGATCGCAGAGTTGGCCGCGCGCGTCGACGCGGACTACGCCGGCCGCGAAATCCTGCTGGTCGGGGTGCTCAAGGGCGCGGTCATGGTGATGGCGGACCTGTCCCGGGCGCTGTCCGTCCCGATCACCATGGACTTCATGGCCGTCTCGTCCTACGGGTCGACGACGTCGTCGTCCGGGGTCGTCCGCATCCTCAAGGACCTCGACCGGTCGATCGAGGGCCGTGACGTCCTCGTCGTCGAGGACATCATCGACTCCGGCCTGACGCTGTCCTGGCTGCTGAAGAACCTGCGGTCACGCGGGCCGGCGTCGCTTGAGGTGCTGGCACTGTTCCGCAAGCCCGAGGCCATCACGGTGGACGTCGACCTGCGGTATGTGGGCTTCGACATCCCGAGCGCGTTCGTCGTCGGTTACGGCCTCGACTACGCCGAGCACTACCGGACTCTGCCGTTCGTGGGAACGCTGACACCCGAGGCGATCGCCCGCCGCGCCTGA
- a CDS encoding zinc-dependent metalloprotease, whose product MDAELVDWGLAVATAKKLVRPGPQRTRAQADEIVSELRRLAVVAEGHVQDYTQLVPAGPATPIAVVDRPEWVRSNVAGLRVATAPLMEKLSDQNRSRLSANVGRRVTGIQIGSALAYLAGKVLGQFEIFLPPEEYEEGGPGAGLPSLAKPAAAAVAALPVGRLSLVAPNIAHAEEALNVVPRDFRLWVCLHEQTHRSQFTAVPWLREHLESEITSFIAATDLDPEVLADRVRAAVTALRSAVRDHGPDAPSVVEALQTPAQRAVLDRLQALMTLLEGHADQVMDAVGPLVVPTVADIRAKFDNRRSGGSPIDRFLRRLLGLDLKMQQYRQGGAFVRAVVADAGVEGFNHVWQSPQTLPTRSELADPGAWMLRVLGTRPSMSA is encoded by the coding sequence GTGGACGCTGAGCTGGTCGACTGGGGCCTCGCTGTAGCAACTGCCAAGAAACTCGTCCGCCCTGGCCCGCAGCGCACCCGAGCGCAGGCGGATGAAATCGTCTCCGAGCTTCGCAGGCTCGCCGTGGTTGCCGAGGGCCACGTACAGGACTACACGCAGCTGGTTCCCGCCGGTCCCGCGACGCCGATCGCGGTCGTCGACCGACCCGAATGGGTGCGTTCCAACGTCGCGGGCCTGCGGGTCGCCACCGCGCCGCTGATGGAGAAGCTGTCCGACCAGAACCGCAGCCGCCTCTCCGCGAACGTGGGGCGCCGCGTCACCGGGATCCAGATCGGCTCCGCCCTGGCCTACCTCGCCGGCAAGGTTCTCGGCCAGTTCGAGATCTTCCTGCCGCCGGAGGAGTACGAGGAGGGCGGGCCCGGCGCGGGTCTGCCGTCGCTCGCCAAGCCCGCGGCCGCGGCGGTGGCGGCGCTCCCGGTGGGTCGGCTGAGCCTGGTGGCGCCCAACATCGCCCACGCCGAGGAGGCGCTCAACGTCGTCCCGCGTGACTTCCGGCTCTGGGTGTGCCTGCACGAGCAGACCCACCGCAGCCAGTTCACCGCGGTTCCCTGGCTTCGCGAGCACCTCGAGTCCGAGATCACGTCGTTCATCGCCGCCACCGATCTCGACCCGGAGGTCCTTGCCGACCGGGTGCGCGCGGCCGTGACGGCGCTGCGCAGCGCCGTCCGCGATCACGGCCCGGACGCGCCGAGTGTGGTGGAGGCGTTGCAGACACCGGCACAGCGCGCCGTCCTGGACCGGCTCCAGGCGCTGATGACCCTGCTGGAGGGCCACGCCGACCAGGTCATGGACGCGGTCGGCCCGCTGGTCGTGCCGACGGTGGCCGACATCCGGGCCAAGTTCGACAACCGTCGCTCCGGCGGCTCGCCCATCGACCGGTTCCTGCGGCGTCTGCTCGGGCTCGACCTGAAGATGCAGCAGTACCGCCAGGGTGGCGCCTTCGTCCGGGCCGTGGTGGCCGACGCCGGTGTCGAGGGCTTCAACCACGTCTGGCAGTCGCCGCAGACACTGCCAACCAGGTCGGAGCTTGCCGACCCCGGGGCGTGGATGCTGCGCGTGCTCGGCACCCGGCCGTCGATGTCGGCCTGA
- the dacB gene encoding D-alanyl-D-alanine carboxypeptidase/D-alanyl-D-alanine endopeptidase, protein MPLAARTGGLTALAGALLAGSLSPTPGPTATPGSPASPSPGTRVEASALPGLDPDAPQADSAAVTARLTGPLADPVLGNPAALVVDALTGQVLFAQRSTEPTAPASTIKIATATAALTTLAPDKRLVTRAVYLPPAGGSAASQGGTLWLVGGGDPTLTASTEPVGYPPAARLSDLAKQVHDAGITSVAAVIGDGTAYEGPAQAAGWRDGYVTDGNVTPVSALEVDAGRRAPGAAGARTATPDAAAAGAFASALRTAGVSVGTVATGRADAGAQEIASVQSPTIPVLVERMLTDSDNDLAESLGRQVAIARGLPATFAGASAGVLAALRDAGIPTDGASLQDTSGLSIEDRIAPATLVAALRTAVMPGHPALRTVLSGLPVAGFTGTLGDRYSAGDTSAAAGVVRAKTGSLRIVTSLAGMVTDADGRLLLFGLFAPVEEQGLTKMALDRVATALASCGCSATTSTNVPSTGGEGAAGASGAQTPAQPSASAGR, encoded by the coding sequence GTGCCGCTGGCCGCTCGCACCGGTGGCCTCACGGCCCTGGCCGGCGCGCTGCTGGCCGGATCTCTGTCGCCCACGCCCGGGCCCACGGCAACCCCGGGCAGCCCGGCGTCGCCCAGCCCAGGCACCCGGGTCGAGGCGTCTGCCCTCCCCGGGCTCGACCCCGACGCGCCGCAGGCCGATTCGGCAGCGGTCACCGCACGGCTGACCGGGCCACTCGCCGACCCGGTGCTCGGCAACCCGGCGGCCCTGGTCGTCGACGCGCTGACCGGTCAGGTGCTGTTCGCCCAGCGCTCCACCGAGCCCACCGCCCCCGCCTCGACGATCAAGATCGCCACCGCGACCGCGGCGCTCACCACCCTCGCCCCCGACAAACGCCTGGTCACCCGAGCGGTCTACCTGCCGCCGGCTGGTGGCTCCGCCGCCTCGCAGGGGGGAACGCTGTGGCTGGTCGGCGGTGGTGATCCCACCCTGACCGCGAGCACGGAGCCCGTCGGCTACCCACCTGCGGCCCGTCTGAGCGATCTGGCCAAGCAGGTCCACGACGCCGGGATCACCTCCGTCGCCGCGGTGATCGGCGACGGGACCGCCTACGAGGGCCCCGCCCAGGCCGCCGGCTGGCGCGACGGATACGTCACCGACGGCAACGTCACACCGGTGTCGGCGCTGGAGGTGGATGCCGGGCGGCGGGCACCCGGTGCGGCCGGGGCACGCACGGCCACCCCGGACGCGGCCGCGGCCGGGGCCTTCGCCTCGGCACTGCGCACGGCGGGTGTCTCGGTCGGCACCGTGGCGACCGGCCGCGCGGATGCCGGCGCGCAGGAGATCGCCTCCGTCCAGAGCCCGACGATCCCGGTGCTGGTCGAGCGCATGCTCACCGACTCCGACAACGACCTGGCGGAGAGCCTGGGCCGTCAGGTCGCGATCGCCCGCGGGCTGCCGGCGACGTTCGCCGGCGCCTCCGCCGGTGTGCTCGCGGCGCTGCGCGACGCGGGGATCCCCACCGACGGAGCGTCGCTGCAGGACACCAGCGGGCTTTCCATCGAGGACCGAATCGCACCGGCGACCCTGGTCGCGGCCCTGCGGACGGCGGTCATGCCCGGGCATCCGGCGTTGCGGACCGTGCTGTCCGGGCTGCCGGTGGCGGGCTTCACCGGCACTCTCGGCGACCGCTACAGCGCCGGGGACACCTCCGCGGCAGCGGGTGTCGTCCGCGCGAAGACGGGAAGCCTGCGCATCGTGACAAGTCTTGCCGGCATGGTCACCGACGCCGACGGTCGGCTGCTGCTGTTCGGGCTGTTCGCACCGGTCGAGGAGCAGGGCCTCACCAAGATGGCGCTGGATCGGGTGGCCACCGCTCTCGCCTCGTGCGGGTGCTCGGCGACGACATCCACCAACGTGCCGAGTACCGGCGGCGAGGGTGCCGCGGGAGCCTCGGGCGCTCAGACACCGGCCCAGCCGTCTGCCTCGGCCGGTCGCTGA
- a CDS encoding inorganic diphosphatase — protein sequence MDLEFDVTIEIPKGQRNKYEMDHHTGRIRLDRMLFTSTHYPSDYGFIEGTLGRDGDPLDALVLLEEPTFPGCLVRCRTIGMFRMTDEKGPDDKVLCVPVADVRQEHLRDIRHLPEFDRLEIQHFFEVYKDLEPGKSVEGASWVDRRDAEKEILDSITRLKDSEEAGHGADDTTAHAHTA from the coding sequence GTGGACCTTGAGTTCGATGTGACCATCGAGATCCCCAAGGGGCAGCGCAACAAGTACGAGATGGATCACCACACCGGGCGCATCCGGCTCGACCGGATGTTGTTCACGTCCACTCACTACCCGTCCGACTACGGCTTCATCGAGGGCACCCTCGGCCGGGACGGCGATCCGCTCGACGCGCTCGTCCTGCTGGAGGAGCCGACCTTCCCGGGCTGCCTGGTGCGGTGCCGGACGATCGGAATGTTCCGCATGACGGACGAGAAGGGCCCGGACGACAAGGTGCTGTGTGTTCCGGTGGCGGACGTCCGCCAGGAGCACCTGCGTGACATCCGTCACCTTCCGGAGTTCGACCGGCTGGAGATCCAGCACTTCTTCGAGGTCTACAAGGACCTGGAGCCCGGCAAGTCCGTCGAAGGCGCATCCTGGGTCGACCGGCGGGACGCCGAGAAGGAGATCCTCGACTCGATCACCCGGCTCAAGGACTCCGAGGAGGCCGGGCACGGCGCCGACGACACGACGGCGCACGCCCACACGGCCTGA
- a CDS encoding response regulator transcription factor, with product MTGAGEGAPGTTRGASLLVAEDDEASRIALARSLERFGYRVLEAADGEAALRLFQTTEVDLVVLDVAMPRMDGFAVLSRLRQTSEVPVIMLTGRAEEVDRVVGLELGADDYVVKPYSLRELVARVRARLRRRPVEAPPQRTGDGNEPLIYGDVSIDLRAREVAVAGERVDLTAREYELLAFLARHPRRVFSREELLEQVWGTRFQDPATVTEHVRRVRTKVEGRPPQRRLVTTLRGMGYRFDP from the coding sequence ATGACCGGGGCCGGGGAAGGTGCGCCAGGCACGACGCGCGGAGCGTCGCTGCTTGTTGCCGAAGACGACGAGGCATCGCGAATCGCACTGGCACGCAGCCTTGAGCGATTCGGGTACCGGGTGCTGGAGGCCGCGGACGGCGAGGCCGCGCTGCGGTTGTTCCAGACCACAGAGGTAGACCTCGTTGTGCTTGACGTGGCCATGCCGCGGATGGACGGGTTCGCCGTTCTGAGCCGGCTGCGCCAGACCAGTGAGGTTCCGGTGATCATGCTGACGGGGCGTGCGGAGGAGGTTGACCGCGTCGTGGGCCTCGAGCTGGGTGCCGACGACTACGTGGTCAAGCCCTACTCGCTGCGTGAGCTGGTGGCCCGGGTCCGGGCCCGGCTGCGGCGCCGGCCGGTGGAGGCGCCGCCGCAGCGCACCGGCGACGGCAACGAGCCCCTGATCTACGGTGACGTCTCCATCGACCTGCGTGCGCGGGAGGTGGCCGTGGCCGGCGAGCGGGTGGATCTGACCGCTCGTGAGTACGAACTGCTCGCGTTCCTCGCCCGCCATCCTCGGCGGGTCTTCAGCCGTGAGGAGCTGCTGGAGCAGGTGTGGGGCACCCGCTTCCAGGACCCGGCCACGGTGACCGAGCATGTCCGCCGGGTGCGTACCAAGGTGGAGGGCAGGCCCCCGCAACGCCGCCTCGTCACGACCCTGCGTGGGATGGGCTACCGCTTCGACCCGTGA
- a CDS encoding histidine phosphatase family protein, which yields MGRLVWLVRHGESTANAGQPGTDPDGIGLTDLGLRQADFVADAVPRDPSLIVVSGFLRAQLTAEPTTRRFPTTPQEIWEVHEFTYLGSLYGKPMSDRDRAPYASSYWLAANPYHVDRPEVGSESFAGLLDRADRLLARLRLAPPGLVVVFSHGMFIRAVDWCLRSRAGRVQRLDMGGYREHQQGNPVPNGSVIELHEDDRELRQPIDLTPHGSKR from the coding sequence GTGGGACGGCTGGTGTGGCTGGTACGCCACGGGGAGAGCACAGCGAACGCGGGGCAGCCCGGCACGGACCCGGACGGCATCGGTCTCACCGATCTCGGGCTACGGCAGGCTGACTTCGTCGCGGACGCGGTTCCGCGAGATCCGTCCCTGATTGTGGTCTCAGGATTTCTGCGGGCCCAGCTGACCGCCGAGCCGACCACCCGCAGGTTCCCCACCACCCCCCAGGAGATCTGGGAGGTCCACGAGTTCACCTATCTGGGCAGCCTGTACGGCAAGCCGATGAGCGACCGTGACCGGGCACCGTACGCGAGCTCCTACTGGCTCGCGGCGAACCCGTACCACGTCGACCGGCCGGAGGTGGGCAGCGAGTCGTTCGCCGGCCTGCTGGACCGGGCTGACCGGCTCCTCGCTCGGCTACGACTGGCGCCACCCGGCCTCGTCGTGGTCTTCAGCCACGGGATGTTCATCCGGGCGGTGGACTGGTGCCTGCGAAGCCGCGCCGGCCGGGTACAGCGGTTGGACATGGGCGGCTACCGGGAGCACCAGCAGGGCAACCCCGTCCCGAACGGCTCGGTCATCGAGCTTCATGAGGACGACAGGGAGCTACGCCAGCCGATCGATCTCACACCTCACGGGTCGAAGCGGTAG
- a CDS encoding PSP1 domain-containing protein, with protein sequence MPMMCAVSFSRRGRLYYADPGPHNPRVGDRVLVPTDDGPEVATCVWAPQWVSEDVGGLPVLVGLAGDEDLRRNDASRRRRAQARVAARRLVREHGLPMKVIGVDVVLETNAITIFFTAENRVDFRSLVRDLNRTLAARVQLRQLSARDSAKLQGGIGSCGRDLCCSTFLTDFEPVSVRMAKDQNLSLNPMRISGACGRLMCCLRYEHPLYEEFTAAVPAVGAAVSIPAGDGRVVGHDVPRQQLTVALDDGSRHSCSRADVCGSRKAYEAAHGSPNAGSQVASGNPAEPDDQARPDNQARPDDEMDLGGQDPSARRRRSRRRPEQ encoded by the coding sequence ATGCCGATGATGTGCGCGGTGTCCTTTTCCAGGCGGGGTCGTCTGTACTACGCCGACCCCGGTCCGCACAACCCCCGGGTGGGCGACCGGGTGCTGGTGCCCACCGACGACGGGCCCGAGGTCGCGACCTGCGTCTGGGCACCGCAGTGGGTCAGTGAGGACGTCGGCGGCCTCCCCGTGCTGGTCGGTCTCGCCGGCGACGAGGATCTCCGCCGCAACGACGCGTCCCGGCGGCGCCGGGCACAGGCCAGGGTCGCCGCCCGCCGGCTGGTCCGGGAGCACGGGCTGCCGATGAAGGTGATCGGCGTGGACGTCGTTCTCGAGACGAACGCGATCACCATCTTCTTCACCGCGGAGAACAGGGTCGATTTCCGTTCGCTGGTCCGTGACCTCAACCGGACCCTGGCCGCCCGGGTGCAGCTACGCCAGCTCTCGGCCCGCGACAGCGCCAAGCTGCAGGGCGGGATCGGTTCCTGCGGCCGGGATCTGTGCTGCTCGACCTTTCTCACCGACTTCGAGCCGGTGAGCGTGCGCATGGCCAAGGATCAGAATCTCTCGCTGAACCCGATGCGGATCAGCGGCGCCTGTGGCCGGCTCATGTGCTGCCTGCGCTACGAGCATCCGCTCTACGAGGAGTTCACCGCGGCGGTTCCCGCCGTCGGGGCGGCGGTGTCGATCCCCGCCGGTGACGGCCGTGTGGTCGGCCATGACGTGCCTCGCCAGCAGCTCACGGTCGCGCTCGACGACGGGAGCCGGCACAGCTGCTCCCGCGCGGATGTCTGCGGCTCGAGAAAGGCCTACGAGGCGGCCCACGGCTCACCGAACGCAGGCAGCCAGGTGGCCTCAGGCAACCCGGCAGAGCCGGACGACCAGGCACGGCCAGACAACCAGGCACGGCCAGACGACGAGATGGACCTGGGCGGCCAGGATCCGTCCGCTCGACGCCGGCGGTCGCGACGACGTCCGGAACAGTAG
- a CDS encoding metallophosphoesterase family protein, with the protein MRVAAVGDLHVVPGSAHRLRPLYQRAAMVADLLLLAGDLTNAGDLESAAELCSVVTGLDLPVVAVLGNHDHDAGAGGQVAAMLGDAGAIVLEGTAATIETSSGAVGVAGVTGFSDGQDAGRAASDGTAAHRLRDALASLDTDVRIALTHYAPVMETLTGEAPEIHRFLGSPLLGAAIDGSRAGTAPPAPVAAPAVDTAADPGPLDAGDLIGMAALEPTTTLAVHGHAHHGQEMGWTPGGTPVRNVARPVIVAPFAVYRLPDGARIG; encoded by the coding sequence ATGCGGGTTGCGGCTGTCGGGGATCTCCACGTCGTTCCCGGGTCCGCGCATCGGCTCCGTCCCCTCTACCAGCGGGCCGCCATGGTCGCGGATCTTCTCCTGCTGGCCGGCGATCTCACCAACGCCGGCGATCTGGAATCCGCGGCGGAGCTGTGCTCCGTCGTGACCGGTCTCGATCTTCCGGTCGTGGCGGTGCTCGGCAACCACGATCACGACGCCGGCGCGGGCGGCCAGGTCGCCGCGATGCTCGGTGACGCCGGCGCGATCGTGCTCGAAGGCACCGCCGCGACCATCGAGACGTCCAGTGGCGCGGTCGGCGTCGCGGGCGTGACGGGGTTCTCCGACGGCCAGGATGCCGGGAGGGCCGCCAGCGACGGAACGGCCGCCCACCGCCTGCGCGACGCGCTGGCGTCCCTGGACACCGACGTCCGCATCGCCCTGACCCATTACGCGCCGGTCATGGAGACGCTCACCGGCGAGGCCCCGGAGATCCATCGGTTTCTCGGCAGTCCCCTGCTCGGTGCCGCGATCGACGGCTCCCGGGCGGGCACGGCGCCGCCGGCTCCGGTCGCGGCGCCCGCCGTCGACACCGCCGCTGATCCCGGCCCGCTCGACGCGGGTGACCTGATCGGCATGGCCGCGTTGGAGCCCACGACCACGCTGGCCGTCCACGGCCATGCGCACCACGGCCAGGAGATGGGCTGGACGCCGGGCGGGACACCGGTCCGCAACGTCGCCCGGCCGGTGATCGTCGCACCGTTCGCCGTCTACCGGCTGCCTGACGGCGCCCGGATCGGCTAG